A genomic segment from Castor canadensis chromosome 1, mCasCan1.hap1v2, whole genome shotgun sequence encodes:
- the Csrp3 gene encoding cysteine and glycine-rich protein 3, protein MPNWGGGAKCGACEKTVYHAEEIQCNGRSFHKTCFHCMACRKALDSTTVAAHESEIYCKVCYGRRYGPKGIGYGQGAGCLSTDTGEHLGLQFQQSPKPARSATTSNPSKFTAKFGESEKCPRCGKSVYAAEKVMGGGKPWHKTCFRCAICGKSLESTNVTDKDGELYCKVCYAKNFGPTGIGFGGLTQQVEKKE, encoded by the exons ATGCCAAACTGGGGCGGAGGCGCAAAATGTGGAGCTTGTGAAAAGACTGTCTACCATGCGGAAGAAATCCAGTGCAATGGAAGGAGTTTCCACAAGACCTGTTTCCACTGCA TGGCCTGCAGGAAGGCTCTCGACAGCACCACGGTGGCAGCTCATGAGTCAGAGATCTACTGTAAGGTCTGCTACGGGCGCAGGTATGGCCCTAAGGGGATCGGATATGGACAAGGCGCTGGCTGTCTCAGCACGGACACAGGCGAGCACCTCGGCCTGCAGTTCCAACA GTCCCCAAAGCCAGCACGTTCAGCCACCACCAGCAACCCTTCCAAGTTCACTGCAAAGTTTGGAGAGTCAGAGAAGTGCCCTCGCTGTGGAAAGTCAGTCTATGCTGCTGAAAAGGTCATGGGAGGTGGCAAG CCTTGGCACAAGACCTGTTTCCGTTGCGCCATCTGTGGGAAGAGTCTGGAATCCACCAATGTCACTGACAAAGATGGGGAACTTTATTGCAAAG TTTGCTATGCCAAGAATTTTGGCCCCACAGGCATTGGGTTTGGAGGCCTTACACAGcaagtagaaaagaaagagtga